The proteins below are encoded in one region of Papaver somniferum cultivar HN1 unplaced genomic scaffold, ASM357369v1 unplaced-scaffold_95, whole genome shotgun sequence:
- the LOC113346155 gene encoding uncharacterized protein LOC113346155, with the protein MLLNCFLPFFFIMPAVWNGDLDQLTHMLQASMRLDTSRNLNIQNPNAHQNVPHNLWRYCLIAVFFTLHGVNAWHLRCALRKKWRVGGGMSVRQFEVEYYLIRFQIYHEFVRVVRHGSRAILNDIFMISVWHEDQDFRQINLTHVELNITIRGLTLEQLEDFDDVRGYVFHVGEIIAFDQPIYTQQGTYEMTVKVSMNIFNTLRENTIADNGRGGLNTLTFEYHDLPFIFCEFCRRLGHRHEDCAQNRQAQNLVQNGYQLPATPAMYPPLHQQEDDDDMEDLIGNADDEHGFFNDDSDTSSTSRSNHSAASNKYEISITDHNEAILPEEEKHIAGINQEISLPLSPPYVVNPHLWDEFGFYTPEPKETVDLPNPYELTWETTTTSSAKRPNPSHYIYSFLPEDLAKFDPIELYPAANTDPSAASSSRPLIWPTIDD; encoded by the coding sequence ATGTTATTAAACTGTTTTTTACCCTTCTTTTTCATCATGCCTGCTGTTTGGAATGGTGACTTAGATCAACTCACTCACATGCTTCAAGCCTCCATGAGACTAGACACTAGTAGAAACCTTAATATCCAAAACCCAAATGCCCATCAAAATGTCCCTCATAATCTGTGGAGATATTGTCTTATTGCGGTTTTTTTTACTCTACATGGTGTAAATGCATGGCATCTCAGATGTGCATTGAGGAAAAAATGGAGAGTCGGAGGAGGTATGTCTGTGAGGCAATTCGAAGTTGAATATTATCTTATCAGATTTCAGATTTATCATGAATTTGTTAGAGTGGTTAGACATGGGTCTCGAGCTATTTTGAATGATATATTCATGATTAGTGTTTGGCATGAAGACCAAGACTTCAGACAAATTAACCTTACTCATGTTGAGCTGAACATCACTATAAGAGGATTAACATTAgaacaacttgaagactttgaTGATGTTAGAGGATATGTGTTCCATGTAGGAGAAATTATTGCTTTTGATCAGCCTATTTACACTCAGCAAGGTACTTATGAGATGACAGTTAAAGTATCAATGAATATCTTCAACACTTTAAGAGAAAACACCATCGCAGACAATGGAAGAGGAGGCTTAAACACACTCACCTTTGAATATCACGATTTACCTTTCATTTTTTGCGAGTTCTGCAGAAGGCTGGGTCATAGACATGAGGACTGTGCTCAAAACAGGCAAGCTCAGAACCTGGTACAAAATGGATATCAACTGCCTGCTACACCAGCCATGTACCCTCCTCTACATCAACAAGAAGACGACGATGATATGGAAGATTTAATAGGGAATGCAGATGATGAACATGGATTTTTTAATGATGACAGTGATACCTCAAGTACCAGTAGAAGCAACCACTCTGCAGCCTCAAACAAATATGAAATCAGCATTACAGATCATAATGAAGCTATCCTTCCCGAAGAGGAGAAACATATAGCAGGTATAAACCAGGAAATTTCACTACCACTTTCACCTCCTTATGTTGTAAACCCCCATCTATGGGATGAGTTCGGTTTTTATACCCCAGAACCAAAAGAAACAGTTGATCTCCCAAATCCCTATGAACTCACATGGGAAACAACCACCACATCCTCTGCCAAAAGACCAAACCCTAGCCATTACATCTACTCCTTCCTTCCTGAAGATTTGGCAAAGTTTGATCCCATAGAGTTATATCCAGCTGCAAATACTGATCCTTCGGCTGCTTCATCCTCTAGACCTCTTATCTGGCCTACAATAGATGATTAA